A genomic region of Fundulus heteroclitus isolate FHET01 chromosome 24, MU-UCD_Fhet_4.1, whole genome shotgun sequence contains the following coding sequences:
- the gpr180 gene encoding integral membrane protein GPR180, whose product MSRLSAALAAGLLLSLEASGKTVRGLFRSEAARQQHGQFITKFMYQGRNGLLACRLDNPALAVEKEARLLLYRDMEPDLDNLSCSQRLGKAQIAVPLSQEERNQTIPLQPSPTAWQVLYADRYTCEESSATPSYADLGFTLLLFNPDSAGNPLDHFSAEEAGLHSFYFLLLLAYFVACCIYVQPLHQALRKGGPMHTVLKVLTTALALQGCSALCNYIHLARYSRDGTGIPVMGSLAEFWDMVSQVSMLYMLLSLCVGWTLSRGRKPQSRPLQWERSPASTAVAVGGVVTQGGLLLWEQYSESGGEHHSYHAQQSLAGVLLLVLRVGLSLLLASVLYQITSTERSTLKRDFYLCFAKGCFLWFLCHPVLFLASAVFNDHQREKVVTIGVILCQSISMVILYQLFLSRSLYWEVSSLSSVSLPLTMSRTNHRGRL is encoded by the exons ATGTCCCGTTTATCGGCGGCCCTCGCAGCGGGGCTACTGCTCAGCCTGGAGGCCTCGGGGAAAACCGTGAGAGGACTCTTCAGGAGCGAGGCGGCGAGGCAGCAACATGGCCAGTTCATCACCAAATTCATGTACCAAG GTAGGAACGGTCTGCTGGCGTGCCGGCTGGACAATCCGGCGCTGGCCGTGGAGAAGGAGGCCAGGCTGCTGCTGTACCGGGACATGGAGCCGGACCTGGACAACCTGAGCTGCTCCCAGCGACTCGGCAAAGCCCAGATCGCCG TTCCCCTCAGCCAGGAGGAACGCAACCAGACCATCCCCCTGCAGCCGTCGCCTACAGCCTGGCAGGTCCTGTACGCCGACCGATACACGTGTGAG GAGAGCTCGGCGACTCCATCCTACGCCGACCTCGGCTTCACGCTCCTGCTCTTCAACCCGGACTCCGCCGGGAACCCGCTGGATCACTTCAGCGCAGAGGAAGCAG GGCTGCACAGTTTCtacttcctgctgctgctggcctaCTTCGTCGCCTGCTGCATCTACGTCCAGCCTCTGCACCAGGCGCTGAGGAAAGGGGGGCCCATGCACACCGTCCTCAAGGTGCTGACCACGGCGCTGGCTCTGCAGGGCTGCTCCGCCCTCTGCAACTACATCCACCTGGCCAG GTACTCCAGGGACGGTACTGGCATCCCTGTGATGGGCAGCCTGGCAGAGT TCTGGGATATGGTGTCCCAGGTGTCCATGCTGTACATGCTGCTCAGCCTGTGCGTGGGCTGGACTCTGAGCCGAGGCAGGAAGCCCCAGTCCCGGCCCCTGCAGTGGGAACGGTCCCCAGCCTCCACGGCCGTCGCCGTGGGGGGAGTGGTCACGCAG GGAGGGCTGCTGCTGTGGGAGCAGTACTCGGAGTCGGGCGGCGAGCACCACAGCTACCACGCCCAGCAGAGCCTGGCGGGCGTCCTCCTGCTGGTGCTGAGGGTGGGCCTCTCCCTGCTGCTGGCCTCCGTCCTCTACCAGATCACCTCCACGGAGAGGAGCACCCTGAAGAGGGACTTCTACCTGTGCTTTGCCAAG GGCTGCTTCCTGTGGTTCCTCTGCCACCCCGTCCTCTTCCTCGCCTCCGCCGTCTTCAACGACCACCAGAGGGAGAAG GTCGTCACCATCGGCGTCATCCTCTGCCAGTCCATCTCCATGGTGATCCTCTACCAGCTCTTCCTGTCTCGCTCGCTCTACTGGGAGGTGTCCTCCCTCTCCTCCGTCTCCTTGCCGCTCACCATGTCCAGAACGAACCACAGGG
- the LOC105919362 gene encoding dTDP-D-glucose 4,6-dehydratase — MDFSRTVLVTGGSGFIGSHLVCSLVSSYPGWRIINLDILDYCCSPKSLEAVENKANYTFIQGDVCNPQLVNHIFVAENVDVVFHLAAQTHVESSFDCPSVFQRVNVDGTRVLLDAARRSPHRLLRFVYVSTDEVYGPSLDEAFEESSPLRPTNPYAATKAAAERLVRSYWDKYQIPVIITRSNNIYGPRQFAEKVIPRFLTLLHNNKKCTIQGTLPISRHFLFVSDAVEAFLLVLEKGTVGEVYNVGTSFEIPITQLAQELVRRVKNVPESDVNDWIEFVSSRPQVDLRYPIRSEKLQQLGWRAEVSWADGIRRTVKWYQDNPDFWLDIKDQRIRSEPEASKTSPSVVRPAA, encoded by the exons ATGGACTTTAGCAGGACGGTTCTGGTGACGGGAGGCTCTGGATTCAT CGGCTCTCATCTGGTGTGCTCGCTGGTGTCCAGTTACCCAGGATGGAGGATCATTAACCTGGATATC TTGGATTACTGCTGCAGTCCAAAGAGCCTGGAAGCAGTTGAAAACAAGGCCAACTACacttttattcag GGAGACGTGTGCAACCCACAGTTGGTAAACCACATTTTCGTCGCTGAAAACGTCGACGTCGTCTTTCACCTGGCGGCCCAAACTCATGTTG agtCCTCGTTTGACTGCCCTTCCGTTTTCCAGCGGGTCAACGTGGACGGAACCAGAGTTTTACTGGATGCCGCCCGTCGATCGCCACACCGGCTGCTGCGCTTCGTCTACGTCAGCACGGATGAAGTGTACGGACCCAGTCTGGACGAG GCGTTTGAGGAGAGCAGTCCACTGAGGCCGACCAACCCGTACGCTGCTACCAAAGCAGCTGCAGAGCGTCTGGTCAGGTCCTACTGGGACAAGTATCAG ATTCCCGTCATCATCACCCGGAGCAACAACATCTACGGGCCCAGGCAGTTCGCCGAGAAG GTTATTCCCAGGTTTCTCACCTTGCTGCACAACAACAAGAAATG CACCATTCAGGGCACGCTGCCCATTTCCCGCCACTTTCTGTTCGTCAGCGACGCCGTCGAGGccttcctgctggttctggagaAAGGGACGGTGGGGGAAGTCTATAACGTGGGAACAAGCTTTGAGATCCCCATCACCCAACTGGCGCAGGAACTCGTTAGGAGG GTAAAGAATGTGCCTGAATCAGACGTAAACGACTGGATTGAGTTCGTCTCCAGCAG GCCCCAGGTCGACCTTCGTTACCCAATCAGAAgtgagaagctgcagcagctgggctggagagcagaggtgtcCTGGGCTGACGGCATCAGACGAACAG TGAAATGGTACCAAGACAACCCAGACTTCTGGTTGGACATCAAGGACCAGCGAATCAGAAGCGAGCCGGAGGCCTCCAAGACGTCACCAAGCGTAGTTCGCCCTGCGGCGTGA